DNA from Synechococcus sp. CBW1108:
ATCGGCCCCCTGGTGGCCCTGCCCGGGCTGGTGCTGGCGGGATCCCCCCTGCACCTGGCCCAGGCCCTGGGCTGGCTCGCCCCGATTGGCTGAAGCCCCCACCCTCACCGCCGACCAGCAGGCCGCCGCCACCGCCTTCGCCGCCTGGCTCGCCGCGCCAGGGGATGGGGCGCCGTTTGTGCTGGGCGGCTATGCCGGCACCGGCAAAACTTTTCTATCCACCCGGTTTCTGGCCCAGGTGGAGGCCACCGGCCTCTGCTGGACCGTGGTAGCCCCAACCCACAAGGCCGTGGGTGTGCTGCGCTCCCAGCTGGCCCTGGCGGGCCTTTCCCCCACCTGGTATCCCTCCACCATCCACCGGCTGCTGCGCCTCAAGCTGCGCCGCCAGGGGGACCAGGAGCGCTGCGAGGAAACCGAGCAGACCGCCCTGGCCCTCGAGCACCTAGGCCTGGTGCTGGTGGATGAGGCCTCGATGGTTGACAGCAGCCTGCTGGAGATTGCCCTGCGCTGCGCCCACCCCTTCCGCACCCGGCTGGTGTTCGTGGGCGATCCGGCCCAGCTGCCGCCGGTGGGCGAGCCCGAGAGTCCGGTGTTCAGCCTGGGCCGGGCCTGCCGGGCCGAACTGCAACAGGTGGTGCGCCACCAGGGGCCGGTGCTGCGCCTGGCCTCCGGGCTGCGCCAGGGGGACCTGCCCTGCCACAGGCCAGCGGCGCTGGCGCCGATCCGCACCGAGACCGGCCAGGTGGCCCTGCTGGAGCGGGGCGCCTGGCTGGAAGCCGCCCAGGCCGCCTTGCGCCGCAGCGCCGAAACCGACAACCCCGACCTGGCGCGGATCCTCTGCTACACCAACCGCTGCCTCGAGCAGCTGGTGCCGATCGCCCGCCGCGCCCTGCACGGCGAGATGGCCGACCAGCTGCCGGTGCTGCCCGGCGAGGTGCTGATCACCCGCACGGCGGTGATGGCCCCCGCCTGCCGGGAGGGAGAAGATGCCGCCGAGGAGCCCGACATGCTGCTGGGCTCGAACCGGGAGCTGGTGGTGCGCGATGTCATCCCGGAGCGCTGCGACCTGGCCGACTTCGGCGTGGCTGATGCGCCGGTGATCGACACCCTCACCGCCCGGGTGGAAGCGGGCGAGAGCCAGCTGAGCCTGAGGCTGCTGCCGCCGTTGGGCACGGCGGCCCGGATCGCCCTTGAGGCTGTGTTGGCCCGCCTGCGCCAACAGGCCAAGGACGCCGGCAAGCAGGAAGGTAGGAGCCTGTGGCGCCGTTTTTTCCTGGTGCGCGACGCCTTTGCCTCCCTCGGTCCGGCCGCCGTTCTGACCGTGCACCGCAGCCAGGGCAGCACCTTCGCCGAGGTGTTCGTCGCCGACGATGTGTTCTGGCCCAGCGACCCGGTGCTGCGCCGCCAGCTGGTGTATGTGGCGGTGAGTCGGGCCAGCCAGGCGGTCACCCTTGAGGCCAGCGCACCGGGCGCCGATCCCAGCTCCCGCGCCGACCAGCAGCTCTGGCGCGACTGGTTGGGGGCAGATTGCTGATTGGGCAGATCGCTGATTGCTCAGGCCAGCTGCAGGCCCTCGATCCCCTGCCAGCCCAGGTAGAGCGCCAGGGCCACACTCACCAGGCCCACCAACAGGTCGCCCTTGGCGAACAGCCCCTGCTTGCCCCGCTCGAGCAGGGGCAGGATGCGCTCGGGGCCAACCAACAGCAGGGCCAGCAGGGGCGTCAGCAGCAGGCTGGCGCTCACCAGGCTGAACACAGCGGTGGCCAGCACTTCCGTTCCCCGGCCCAGGCGGGCGGCCAGCAGGCTGGTGGCCGCCTTGGCAAACAGAAACAGGTCGTCTGGGCTGGCCACCTGGAGGGCGGCGCTGATGGCCAGCAGCAGGGGCAGAGGCATGGCGCTGAACTGATCCAGCCGGCGGGTCCAGCCCGGCGGTCCGGCCCCCTCCTCCTCCTTGCTGAGCAGCTCCTTGAGCCCTAGCCCCAGCAGGGCGCCGGCGGCCAGCAAATCCAGGCCGGTGCGGTGGCTGGTGCCCTTTTCCATGCTGAGCACTAGGCCGTGACCCACCGTGAGCAGCAGGGCCACCGCCAGGGCGGCCGTCACCAGCCAGGCGGCCACAAACCAGCCGCCCCGCTGCAGGGGCTTGGGGCCGAGCAGGAGCAACAGCAGCAGGCCGATGTGCAGCGGCGAGAAACCGATCGCCAGACCAAAGGCCGCGAGCTCCCCCAGCAGGCTGGCCAGATCAGTCATTTCACCGCAGGCGCGACGGGCACATTCCAGCGCACCAGCGTGCGCCGCTCGCGCTCATGGCCGAGCACGCTGAGCGTGGCCGTATTCAGATTGAACAGGGCGCCACCGGCGGGTCCCAACCCCAGCCAGGTGCCCGCCAGGCTGCGCAGGATGTGGCCGTGGGCCACCAGAGCCACCGCCCCAGCTCCCGCCAGGGATTCAGCCAGGGCGATCACCCGCAGGCAGCGCTCCTCCACCTGGGCGCTGTCCTCACCGCCTGGGCAGCCGTGGCTCCACACAGTCCAGTGGGGCACCTGGCGGCGGATCTCGGCGGTGGTGATGCCCTCGTAGCGGCCGTAATCCCACTCCTGCAGGTCTGGACAGGGGCGAGCCCCTTCCCCCAGGCCCGCCAGCTCGGCGGTGCGCCGGGCCCGCTGCAGCGGACTCACCAGTACGGCCGCAAAGGGCTGCCGCGCCAATACCGGGGCGAGCGCCCGCGCTTCCGCCTCTCCCTCCGGCAGCAGGGGCAGGTCGGTGCGGCCGGTGTGGCGCCCGTTCAGGGCCCATCCCGTGGCCCCATGGCGCAGCAGCAAGAGTTCCAGCGCCGGTGTAGCCAGCATGGGGTTCAGGTCCGCACCTCAAACCAGTCGGCACCGGTGGCGGCCACCTGGGTGCTGGCCACGCTGTTGACCACCGCTTGCGCTGGGCCCTTTTCGCACCAGATGCGCAGCTCGGTGAGGTCCTGGGGGTCGCCCTCTGCCTCCAGTTCCACTGAGCCGTCAGGCAGGTTGCGCACCCAGCCACTGAGGCCTAGTTCCTGGCAGCGGGCAGAGCAGGCAGCCCGGTAGCCCACCCCCTGCACCTGGCCGCGCACAATCAGCCGCCAGCGCTCCTGCTGGATCAGGGGCTTGGGCTCATGGGGGCGGATGAAACGGCGCTCATCGGCAGCGGCACGGCGCGCCCGGCTGCGGCTGCCAGCCGTGAGGGAATCACCGGGCATCCAGCCCAGTGGAGATGCAGCCAGCTGGCGTGCACGTTCGGCGCTGTCCATCCTTCGCTCCGGGTTGCGGTCCCCCAGCCATCAAGCTGCCACAGCCCGTTGCCACTGGCTACAGATTCAAGCTGCCAGCGATGAAATTCATGGCCGCTGAAGGTTTCCCCAGGCCGCACCAGCAACCCTGCCGCCCTTGCCGTGGCCTGGCGATAGCCCAGGCTCAGCCCCCCCTTGCGCGCCTGGAAGGGCAACACGCCGGCCATCCGGTGCAGCCGGCCCTCGCCATCGGCCAGCTGCTCACCGAGCAATAACAATCCGCCGCATTCAGCCACCAGCGGCACCCCCCCGGCCGCCGCACGGGCCAGGTCTGCCAGGCTGCGCCGACTGGCCGCCAACCGGGTGGCATGGAGCTCCGGGTAGCCCCCCGGCAGCAGGACCGCCCGGCAGCCGGCGGGGAGGGGCTCGTCGGCCAGGGGGCTCCAGGCCAGCGGCTCCAGGCCGACGGCCTGCAGCAGTTCGCCGGCTTCGGGGTAGCGGAAGTGGAAGGCCGCATCGCTGGCGATCGCCACCGGCAAAGACCCTGAGCCCCCGCTGGCTTCAAGGGGCGGTTGCTGGTCCCGCAGGCACCAGTGGATCGGATCGATCTCCCCGGCCTGGACGGGCGGGGGGGCCAGCAGCGGCACGAGCTGCTCCAGATCCAGATGTTCGGCGGCCAGCTGGCTCCACTGCTCCTGGCGCTGCTCAAGGTCGTGCAGCTCGCCGGGCGGCAGCAGCCCCAGGTGGCGGGAAGGGAGCGCCAGGCTTGGGTGGTGGGGGAGCACCCCCAGCAGCGGCACGGCGATGCTCGCCAGGGCTTCGGCCAGCAGGGCGTGGTGGCGTTCGCTGCCCACCCGGTTGATCACCACGCCGGCCAGCTGCACCGGCGGCGGGCCGTGGTCGCGGAAGCCCCGCACCAGGGCCGCCACAGATCCCGCCTGGCGGGAGGCCTCCACCACCAGCACCACCGGCAGGCCCAACTGGGCAGCCACGGCCGCCGAGCTGCCCTCGCTGCTGGGGCCGCGGCCATCGAACAGGCCCATCACCCCCTCCACCAGGGCCAGGTCGGCCCGGCTGCCATGCCAGTGGAAACATCGCTCCACCCACTCCGGCCCGCAAAGCAGGGGATCGAGGTTGCGGCAGGTGTGGCCGCTCACCTGGCTGAGCAGCTGGGGGTCGAGGTAGTCGGGCCCCACCTTGAAGGGCTGCAGCTGGAGGCCCTGCCGCCGGGCCCAGGCTGCCAGGCACAGCGACAGCAAGGTCTTGCCGCTGCCACTGCTGGGCGCGGCGATCAGGCAGGCCATTGCGGGCGGGGAGAGCGCGAGCTCAGGGGAGAAGTCTGGCGGCGATCGGGGCAGCTACCGCCAGCAGGGGGTTGGTGGAATCGTGGCCGCCGGAGAGCAGGCGGGCCATCTCCATCTCCTCACTTTCATTGGGCAGGGGAACCACCTCCTCTGCCAGCTCCATGCTGGCCATACCGCCCGATTCGAGCCGCATGCAGCCGCCCGATTCCGAACAGAGAATCACGCACAGCGGCGACCCCTGGCTGCTCTGGCAGATCAGGCGCAGGCCCACCATGGCGCCCGGGTGGGTCTTGGGAACCCCCACCGGCACGGGCATCTGACGAAAGCGCACGGTCTGGCCGTCGGTGCGCTCAAATTCGGCGCCGATCCCCTGGCCGGAGCCATCGCCATCGACGGCATAGGTCGCGGTCAGGTGCCAGCCCAAGCGGTCGGCCAGCCAGGCCGCCAGCAGCAACCCCTTCACCGGGTTGTCGCCCTCGACGTCCAGGTCGAGCTGCACCACGTGGTTGAGAGCATCCCGCCGGGAAGGGGGGTCGAACACCATGGCCAGGGATTCCCGCCAGCTGCGCAGCCGCATCCAGTTGAGGTCGTTGATCGGCTGGCCCGCACCAACCCGGGCCACCAGCAGGTCGAGGCAGCGGCGCGGATCCCCTAGTGACGAATCCACCACCAGGCGGCGGTTTCCGCTGGCCAGGGCCGCCATCACCTCAGGCGCCTCATCGAGGCTGCTGTTCCACCACACCCAGCAGGGCAGCTCGGGACTGATCAAGGGTTGCACCAGGTCGAGGTTCTCGCGCAGGGCACCGGTGCCGCCCCGCAGCACCACCACATCGCCACAGGCATCGCCGCCGGCCCCCTCCTCCGGTAGGGGGCAGTAGGCCGCCACCAGGGTTTCCAGGGGTTTGGCGCCATCGAGGGTGGGGGCCAGGGTGATCAGTCGCCGGGGCATGTGGGCGCTGATCGCCCCCTCGACAAACTGGCCCCGCAGGTCGTCGGCGTGATGATCACCACCCAGGTTGCCGATCGCCCAGGCCAGTTGGGGATCCATGGGCGCAGTGCTCAAAGGGAGCCCGCAGTTGATCGCGGCGGCCCGGGCAGCCTCCAGCACCGTCTCGTTGAGCAGGCCGGTGATCGGCCCATCCAGACGGCCGCAGCGCACCAGTTGCTGCTCCAGCCAGGAGCCCTCCCACACCACCAGGGTGAAGGTGGCGGCGCCGTGGGAGCTGCCCAACTCCTCACTCCAGAGGCGCTCCAGGTAGCCGGGCACCTCGGCGGGGGGTAGGACGAGCGGGGCCTGGAGAGTGAGCTGGGTCGACATGGCGGATCAGGGATGAAAAATCAGGGGCGTCGCCAGATCAGGCCGTCCTCGGCCATCAGGCTGTCGGCGGCACCGGGGCCCCAGGTGCGGGCCTCGTAGGGGTAGACCGGCAACTGGGCGGGGGCGTCTTCGATCAGCTCCAGCAGGGGGGTGTAGAGCCGCCAGGCGGCCTCTACTTCATCACTGCGGGTGTAGAGGGTGGGGTCACCCAGCATGGCGTCAGCCAGCAGGCGCACATAGCCCTCGTCGCTGGGTTCGCCGAAGCTGTCGTCGTAGGAGAAGGCCATGTCCACCGGCCGGCTGCGCATGCCCGAGCCAGGGGCCTTGACCTCGAATTTGAATTCCGCCCCCTCATCGGGCTGGATGCGCAGGATCAGCTGGTTGGGAGTGGGGGCGCCACCGGCCGCGTCAAACAGGTGCACCGGCGCCTCCCGGAAGGTAAGCACCACTTCGGAAAGCCGCTTGGGCAGCCGTTTGCCGGTGCGCAGATAGAAGGGCACCCCCTGCCAGCGCCAGTTGTTGATGAAGAGCTTCATCGCCACGTAGGTCTCCGTGGTGCTCTCGGGGTTCACCCCGGGCTCCTGGCGATAGCCCGTGATCGGCTGGCTGCTTGAGCCCCCCGGCCCGTACTGGCCCCGCACGCAGCACTTCCAGGGTTCGTCCTCATTGGCCAGTCGGGCCGCCTGCAGCACCTTGGCCTTCTCGTTGCGCATCGACTCGGGGTCGAAGCGGCCCGGCGCCTCCATGGTGGTGAGGGCCAGCATCTGGGTGAGGTGGTTCTGCATCATGTCCCGCAGGGCCCCGGAGCTCTCGTAGTAGCCGGCCCGTTCCTCAACCCCCACGGTTTCGGCGGCGGTGATCTGCACACTGGAGATGTAGTTGCGGTTCCAGATCGGCTCGAAAATCGTGTTGGCGAAGCGCAGCACGAGGATGTTCTGGACCGTCTCCTTGCCCAGGTAGTGGTCGATCCGGAAGATCTGGTTTTCCTGGGCACAGGCCAGAACCACCCGGTTGAGCTCCTGGGCGCTGCCGTAGTCGCGGCCGAAGGGTTTCTCGATCACCACCCGGCTGCGGCTCGGGTCACTCAGCAGGCCGGCGGCGGCCAGGGCCCGGCAGCCACTGCCATAGAAGGTGGGTGAAACCGAGAGGTAGAAGGTGCGGTTGTTGCGGGTGGCCCGCTGCCGGTCAATCACGGCAAGGCGTTCACCCAGTCGCACCACCGAGGGGGGATCCTGCAGGTCGACCGGTTCGTAGAAGAGCCCAGCCGCAAATTGCTCCCAGGCCAGCGGGTGCTCGGCCACCTCATTTGCCAGAGCCTCGGCCATGCGGCTGCGGAACTCCTCGTCGCTCCAGGGGCGGCGGGCGCAGCCCAGCACGGCGAATTCACTGGGTAGGCGCCGCTGGCGGAAGAGCTCAAACAGGGCCGGGATCAATTTGCGGTGGGTGAGGTCACCGCTGGCCCCGAAGATCACCAGGCATTGGGGGGGAATGACCCGCTCCTGGCGAAGACCTACCCGCAGTGGATTGGTGAGCACAGCGCCCATGGATGCCTTTCCGGTATCCATGGTTTAACCGGCCCAGGGCCCTCTCCCGACGCTTGGCCCACTTTGTGATGGTTTCTGTGTGGGATTGGCCAAAAAGCGGCCCTGGGCTCAGTAGGTTTCCACGTGCCAGCGATCGGCCTTTTTGAGCTGGGGCCGCAGCTCAGACCAGTCGAGGCCCTTGGCTGCCGCGGCCACGCCCATGGCCTCGTCGATACCCGGCTCCATGCCCCGCAGCCCGCACATGTAGACGTGGGTTTTGGGGTTTTCGATCCAGGCGAAGATCTCTTCGGCGTTCTCGCTGACCCGGTCCTGGATGTACATGCGGCCCCCCTTGGCGTTCTGCTGCTCCCGGCTGATCGCCTTGGTGTAGCGGAAGTTGTCGGGGAACTGGGCCTGGTAGTGCTCGAAGTCGGCGTCGTAGAGCAGGTTCGCAGTGGTGGGGGAGCCCATGAACAGCCAGGCCTTGCCACGGAAGGTCCAGCCGTTCTTCTCGCGCTCGGCCGGCTCGAACATGCGGCGCAGGTAGGTGCGCATCGGCGCGATGCCCGTGCCGGTGGCCAGCATGATCACGTTGGCCTCCTCGTCTTCGGGCAGGAGCATCTCCTTGCCCACCGGGCCGGTGATCTTCACCTTGGCGCCGGGTTCGATGTCACAAAGGAAGGTGGAGCAGACGCCGTTGATGGTTTCTCCGTCCTTCTCGTATTGCAGCTGGCGCACGCAGAGGGAAACGGTTTCTCCGGCCAGGTTGTCGCCGTGGCGGGTGCTGGCGATCGAATAGAGGCGCAGCTTGTTGGGTTTGCCGTTGGCGTCGGTGCCATCGGGAATGATGCCGATGCTCTGGCCTTCGACGTAGTGGAGCTGGGGATCGCCGCCCTTGAGGTCGAAGGTGATGTGGTTGACCCGGCCGATGGCACCTTCGCCCACCAAGCTGTAGTTCTCGACGACGGTGCCGAGGAAGGGGGCCTTCGGCTTGTAGAGGTTTACGGGAACGTCGGCGTGGGACACGGCAGCAGGTTTGGTGGGAGGGGTTGTCGGGGGAGCAGCTGGTGCTGGGGGGGAGGCCTCTGGGGGGCTGACATCACCGCTGAGCACGGCACTGATCCGCCCCCCCTGGCGGGCAATCGTCTGCATCAGGCCTTGCAGCTGGGCGAGCGGCACGGTGAAGCGCCGTTCGGCCTGGCGCTGCTTGCCCGCGCCGAAGGCCTCCACCACAACGGTGAACATGCGGCTGTCGGACTGGGTGGCGCGCCCTGTGGAAACTCTCATGCAGACCCTTCCCGCTGAAAAGCGGCCTGATCATAGGGAACCCATCCGCTGCGATTTTGTGGCGAACACCGCTAGGTTTGCCAGCACACTGTGACCGTGCCTCCTTGGCGCAGATCCTTGTACCGTCGTCGGCCGCCGGTTTTCTGTCCCAAGGGGCAGTGAATGGGCCCGATTTAGCGAGCCAGGCTGATCCAGCTAGCCAGCAGCTCTGCAGCCTCGACACGATTCAGCAGGAGATGGAGCGGCTCCCCCAGGGGGCCCGGCGGCTGGCGGTGCAGCTGAGCCTGAGCCCCGATCCCCAATGCCTCTGGTCGGTACTTACCGATTACGGCAACCTCAACCGATACATCCCCAACCTGGCCTCCTCCCGCCAGCTCTGGCGTCGCGGCAACGTGGTGGGCCTGGAGCAGGTGGGAACCCAGCAGTTCTGCGGGTTGCGCTTCAGCGCCAGGGTGGAGCTGGAACTGGTTGAAGACCGGGAGGCCGGCGTGCTGAGTTTCTGTATGTGCCGCGGCGATTTCCGCCGCTTCGAGGGCTGTTGGCAGATCAGCCGGGCTGGGGAGAGCACCCGGCTGCTCTATGAGCTCACCGTGCAGGGCCGGCCAGGCATGCCGATCGGCCTGATCGAACAGCGACTGCGCGAAGACCTGGCCAACAACCTGCGCGGCGTGCAGCGCGAAGCCGAACGGCGCACCGCCCAGGCCTGAGCCAGACCTGGCCAGAACAGCCAAAAGACTGCCAGAAAGCTGCCAGAAAAAGTAATACCCCCAAGGGGATTCGAACCCCTGTCGCCTCCGTGAAAGGGAGGTGTCCTAGGCCTCTAGACGATGGGGGCCAGGCCACAACGCCCGGAAGCGCTGCTGGTTTGGAAGCTACGGGTCAGGGTGACCCTTCGTCAAGGCGGGCTGGCCCTGGCCGCTCCAGACCGGAACGGTGACATGGAAACAGGCCCCTTCACCGGGCTCGGAGGCCACCCAGATCCGGCCGCCATGAACCTCGGCAATGCGCCGGCACACCGACAGGCCCACGCCGTAGCCGGAGGTGGTGCCGGAAGTCTGGGGCAAACGCACCCGATCCAGGAAAATCCGCTCCTGCTCGCCCTTGGGAATGCCCGGACCGCTGTCGCAGATGCTCACCTGCACCCACTGGTCGGTGCGGTGCAGCAGGGCCAGCTGCACCCGACCCTGATCGGGAGTGAATTTGAGGGCGTTTTCCAACAGGTTGAGCAGCACCTGGCGCATGCGGCGTTGGTCGGCAAACACATCCGGTAGGTCGGCAGGGATGTCGGTGAGCAGCTCCAGGTCGCGGCCGATCCACAATTTCTCCAGCTCCAAAATGGCCTCGGCCACTACCTCGCCCAGGGCCAGGCGCTGGGGGTTGAACAGGGCCTCCCAGCGGGTGGTGCCCACCTCGAGCAGATCTTTGGAGAGCTCCTGGATGTCGTCGAGCCGGCGGGTGAGCACGTCGCGGAAGCGGGGCTCGTCGATCTGGCCGAGGGTGTGGCTCTGGAGGGCGAGCTTGGCGGCGGTGAGTGGGGTGCGCAGCTCATGGGCCACCATCCGCAGCAGCCGCTCCTGCACCCCGAGCCGATCGATCAGGGTTTCGTTTTCCTGTCGCAGCACCAGCACCTGGTCTTCCAGCTGTAGCTCCCGCCGGGTGCGACTGCCGTCGATCTCGGCGGGCCGCAGGCTCATGCCCAGGCTGGTGACCACCTCCATCTGCTGCCAGCGCGGCAGCCAGCTGCGCAGCTTCTGGGTGATCCCATGGCCGGCCAACACCTGCTTGGGGAACGGATCGAGCTTCACCAGGGCGGGGGTGGCCACCAGCCGATGCAGTTCGAGCAGTTCGGGCTGGCGGGCCGGATCGGCCACCTCCAGGCTCACCTTGAAGCCACACTCCTCGCCCTTGAGAAACTGCAGCAGGCTGCGCAGGTCCGGGCTGGCCAGGTGGTGGTTGGAGGCCACCAACAGCAACTTCAGCGCCTGGCGTTCCGTCGCTGGCGCGGGCCGTTCGGTGCTGGGCTGGTCTGGGGTCACGCTGCTCACCCTATGGGGATGGGGCCAGTCCGGTCCATCCCCGCTATGACTGAGACAATCAATGCCGTGAGCCCTAGGGCCGGGATTTCATGAGCAGCCCACCAGTTCCCAGCCCACCAGTTCGGCCCCGCATCCAGCTCGACAGCAATCTGCGCCGCTGGTTTGCCCGCAATCTGGGCCTCTGGCGCTCGCGCCGGGTGTACTACTTCCTCGATGAAGAGGCCCTGCGCGTCGACATGATGGTGCGGGTGGAGGCCTATCAGGAGCCCGTGGAGGGCGATGCGGCTTACCGCTTTACCTGGTGGCCAGAGCAGGAGTTCGACTTCTTCGAGAAGAAGCCCCAGTATTCCCGCAGCGGCACCATGGACGCCTACCTGTGCGGGCACCAACTGCAACGCAGTCGCGGTTTTTTTTGCGGCGCCGCCAACAGGAGCCAGATTCGCCAGGTGGATGAACATGAGCTGACGTTTGAGTCCCACTACGACGGATGGGACATCCTCGAGCACTTCCGCCTGGTGGGCCAGGACCGCTACCGCTCCCGCTCGATCTACTCCTGGAAGGAGGGCGTTCTCGAGCTGGCTGAGCTCCACCACGAGGTGCGCGTCGAGGCGGCCGGCCCTCCCCTGCCGCCTGGAGCTGAGCCCTGATGCAGCAGCATGGCCCCATCTGACGCCCCCCACTCCGGCCCTGACGATGCCACCCATCTCCCCGTCAAGCCCCTACCCATGGCAGCTCCAAGCCCTGCTGGCGCTGCCCCTGCTGGTACTCCCCCTGGTGCTGGCCCCGTCTGGGGCCTGGGCGGCCCCAGCCACCGAGGCGGAGATGAACCTCTACACCCGGATCGCCGCGGTCAACGTGTGCATCGCCCGCGGCGCGGGGGTGCCCTTCGACAGGGCGGTGGGCATCGCCGGTGAAACCATCGCCCAGGTGATCCTGGGTCAGCACGAAGGGGTGATCGCCCAGGTGGGGGCCAAGCCCCTGGGCCTGGAGGACCTGCGCAAGGGCTCGATCAACTCGGCAGTGCTGGGAGCCGCCGAGATATGCCCCAAGGAGGTGCCCGCCGACGTGATGGCGAAGGTGCAGGACGCCCTCAAACAGCCCCCCGCGGCCAAACCGACTGCGGCGCCTACGGCCAAACCCACCCCTAACAAGTAATCCGAATGCCCCTGGTGCGCCTCGCCGACTACCGTCCGGCGCCGTTTCTGCTGGAGCGCACCGATCTGGTGGTGCAACTGCACGCCGACCACAGCGAGGTGGCGGCGCAACTGGCCTTTCGGCCCAATCCGGCCGCCGAGCCCGGCCCGCTGCTGCTGCAGGGTGTGGATCTGGAGCTGCTGGAGCTGGCGATCGACGGGCGCAAACTGGAGCCAGGGGCCTACCAGCTTGGGGCTGGCGAGCTGCTGATTGCCGAGCCCCCCACCGGATCCTTCCTGCTGGAGAGCCGGGTGCGCCTCCACCCCCATAGCAACACCACTCTCGAAGGCCTCTACGTCAGTGGCGGGCTGTTCACCACCCAGTGCGAGGCGGAGGGATTCCGCCGCATCACCTTCCACCCTGATCGCCCCGACCTGCTCAGCCGCTTCCGGGTGCGGATCGAAGCCGATCGCGCCAGCTGCCCCGTGCTGCTCTCCAATGGCAACTGCGTCGAAACCGGCGAGCTGCCGGCCGATCCCGTCAGCGGAGCGGCGCGCCATTTCGCCAGCTGGGACGACCCCTTCCCCAAGCCCTCCTATCTGTTCGC
Protein-coding regions in this window:
- a CDS encoding histidine kinase, whose product is MTPDQPSTERPAPATERQALKLLLVASNHHLASPDLRSLLQFLKGEECGFKVSLEVADPARQPELLELHRLVATPALVKLDPFPKQVLAGHGITQKLRSWLPRWQQMEVVTSLGMSLRPAEIDGSRTRRELQLEDQVLVLRQENETLIDRLGVQERLLRMVAHELRTPLTAAKLALQSHTLGQIDEPRFRDVLTRRLDDIQELSKDLLEVGTTRWEALFNPQRLALGEVVAEAILELEKLWIGRDLELLTDIPADLPDVFADQRRMRQVLLNLLENALKFTPDQGRVQLALLHRTDQWVQVSICDSGPGIPKGEQERIFLDRVRLPQTSGTTSGYGVGLSVCRRIAEVHGGRIWVASEPGEGACFHVTVPVWSGQGQPALTKGHPDP
- a CDS encoding cAMP phosphodiesterase, translated to MPPISPSSPYPWQLQALLALPLLVLPLVLAPSGAWAAPATEAEMNLYTRIAAVNVCIARGAGVPFDRAVGIAGETIAQVILGQHEGVIAQVGAKPLGLEDLRKGSINSAVLGAAEICPKEVPADVMAKVQDALKQPPAAKPTAAPTAKPTPNK